A segment of the Sulfurovum indicum genome:
AGAGCACAAAAAATATCCGCAATCCCAAAAAACCTGGAACTATGGCGCTCCCCCACTGCATCAGAAGAGAGACAAGATCAGAGGAAAGATAGAGATTTCTTGCTTCGTGTGGCGTGATAGGTGTTGTAGTGGCCAGATAGAATGAGGCAGTTACATAGAAAAAAAGAAGCCAATGAAAGTACTTTTTTTTCATCTTGCAATGCCTCAATTGCTTTAGAGTTTCAGAAAGTTGTCTAGCATCTCATGTCCATATTCACTCATAATCGACTCAGGATGGAACTGTACACCGTAAATTGGTTTGTCTTTAATCTGTAAAGACATGATCTCATCATCATCCGTACTGTATGAGGTCGCAATAATATGCTCCGGAAGTTTCTCCCTGTTCACTGTCAGAGAATGGTATCGTGTAGCCCTGAACTCTGTAGGAAGTCCTTTGAAAATGGGAGTTTGCGCAATCACCTCAACCTGGGAAGTTTTTCCATGCATCATATGTTTGGCACGTATAACTTCTCCTCCGAAGGCCTGGGCAATACTCTGATGCCCCAGGCAAATTCCGAATATCGGTGTTGTATCAGCAAACTCTTTGATGACATCAAGTGTCACACCTG
Coding sequences within it:
- a CDS encoding anthranilate synthase component II, yielding MVLMIDNYDSFTYNVVQYCRELGADLKVIRNDEMSIEEIKALNPEKIILSPGPSTPDDAGVTLDVIKEFADTTPIFGICLGHQSIAQAFGGEVIRAKHMMHGKTSQVEVIAQTPIFKGLPTEFRATRYHSLTVNREKLPEHIIATSYSTDDDEIMSLQIKDKPIYGVQFHPESIMSEYGHEMLDNFLKL